From the Oncorhynchus nerka isolate Pitt River linkage group LG20, Oner_Uvic_2.0, whole genome shotgun sequence genome, one window contains:
- the ngrn gene encoding LOW QUALITY PROTEIN: neugrin (The sequence of the model RefSeq protein was modified relative to this genomic sequence to represent the inferred CDS: deleted 1 base in 1 codon): MMSFRIASRLGKLSVMPTRSCSRHLCSDASKAWMDQRQTHRTSAHRHRGMEERSEDPDLDDVDDKVQAVFSEERRRQRTVKYHIVKRQLTESGAPERMLSWDAMEQIRYLKQELPEEWTVERLAEGFSVHRDVILRVLRSKFAPTPERKAKQDTSVWARLRQQALPGGGAGGQERQVALPGGGAGGQERQVALPGGGAGGQERQVALPGGGAGGQERQVALPGGGQERQVALPGGRQGRQKALPGGRQGRQVALPGGGAGGQDRQVALPGGGGAGGLGQNTAACLGHRSSKPAMLPTGSGTGALVTLASHSSQKLIARDLEDDPGPRAMMTTANYPAAPLTSLPTQLSSPPTLHSRHTSGQDNSREEWEEEENVPEDNVSEKVEEKDDQEERWDGRVFSEEELEELMLSSKPSPVVPHGREFFDSEGNFLYRI; encoded by the exons ATGATGTCTTTCAGGATAGCCTCCAGGCTTGGCAAACTGTCAGTGATGCCCACAAGGAGCTGTAGTCGACACCTCTGCAGCGATGCCAGCAAGGCCTGGATGGATCAGAGGCAGACACACAGGACCTCGGCCCACAGacacagagggatggaggagaggtctGAAGATCCAGATCTGGACGATGTAGACGACAAGGTCCAGGCTGTGTTCAG tgaagagaggaggagacagaggacggTGAAGTACCATATAGTTAAGAGACAGCTGACTGAGTCTGGAGctccagagaggatgttgagctGGGACGCCATGGAACAGATCAG GTATCTGAAGCAGGAGCTACCAGAGGAATGGACCGTTGAGCGTCTGGCAGAGGGATTCTCTGTCCATCGTGACGTCATCCTACGAGTCCTGAGGAGCAAGTTCGCCCCCACCCCAGAGAGGAAAGCTAAACAGGACACCAGCGTGTGGGCCAGGCTGAGACAGCAGGCCTTACCTGGGGGTGGAGCAGGGGGACAGGAGAGGCAGGTGGCCCTACCTGGAGGTGGAGCAGGGGGACAGGAGAGGCAGGTGGCCCTACCTGGAGGTGGAGCAGGGGGACAGGAGAGGCAGGTGGCCCTACCTGGAGGTGGAGCAGGGGGACAGGAGAGGCAGGTGGCCCTACctggagggggacaggagaggcaGGTGGCCCTacctggagggagacagggcaggcagaaagccctacctggagggagacagggcaggcaggtgGCCCTACCTGGTGGTGGAGCAGGGGGACAGGATAGGCAGGTGGCCCTACCTGgtggtggaggggcaggggggctCGGGCAGAACACAGCTGCCTGCCT TGGACATAGAAGTAGCAAACCAGCCATGCTGCCCACAGGAAGTGGCACTGGTGCCCTGGTCACCCTGGCTAGCCACAGTAGCCAGAAGCTGATAGCCAGGGACTTGGAGGATGACCCTGGCCCAAGAGCCATGATGACTACTGCTAATTATCCTGCTGCTCCTCTCACCTCACTACCCACCCAGCTCTCATCCCCACCAACGCTGCACAGCAGACACACCTCAGGACAAGATAActcgagagaggagtgggaggaagaggaaaatgttccagaggacaatgtgtCGGAGAAGGTTGAGGAGAAAGACGaccaggaggagagatgggatggAAGGGTGTTTTCAGAGGAAGAACTGGAGGAACTAATGCTGTCGTCAAAGCCTTCGCCAGTGGTACCGCATGGGAGAGAGTTCTTTGACAGTGAAGGGAACTTCCTGTACAGAATCTGA